A window from Pangasianodon hypophthalmus isolate fPanHyp1 chromosome 16, fPanHyp1.pri, whole genome shotgun sequence encodes these proteins:
- the LOC117596810 gene encoding ice nucleation protein InaU-like isoform X1 — protein sequence MFGSVRKMVSAFETRKQPRPPPPSHSSPSSSTQNPSPKQQTTPPSTTPTAVLKTLPCLSTTPEPLPPHTSGHAPFACPISRPVRSERRHDGEGERQDVVLRGGGEGRRIPRVRLRDSWPMGKLNSFERNFLSFVTVETKEPINCSKCPPEFDRSRLRPIRCKSSSTTGLNTTSTTGLNTTGLNTTSTTGLNTTGLNTTGLNTTSTAGLNTTSTTGLNTTGLNTTGLNTTSTAGLNTASTAGLNTASTAGLNTASTAGLNTASTAGLNTASTTALNTASTAGLNTASTAGPESTIGTNASSAISTTANFTRGVSSRFAAETGSKLNLGASASVSASVSATATASASVSASVSATASASVNVSASASVSASASSDSELLSSLGRRGPVLVGGANKSVFEPPGVPMYPKQLVLGNAAAVSQSGGRGQRKGRAFQPQLGLRPSDSTFFSLLLLLRSGSSNSMIAIDNKIEQAMDLVKAHLMLAVREEVEVLREQIKELAERNAQLERENYILRALRENQ from the exons ATGTTTGGTAGCGTTAGAAAGATGGTGTCTGCTTTCGAGACAAGAAAACAGCCCCGTCCTCCACCTCCATCCCACTCTTCTCCCTCTTCCTCCACCCAAAACCCCTCCCCCAAACAACAGACCACACCCCCGTCCACCACACCTACAGCAGTTCTAAAAACACTCCCCTGTCTGTCCACCACACCTGAGCCCCTCCCCCCTCACACCTCAGGACACGCCCCCTTTGCTTGTCCGATCTCGCGTCCTGTTAGGAGTGAGAGACGCCatgatggagagggagagaggcagGATGTTGTGTTGAGAGGAGGTGGAGAAGGGCGGAGAATTCCACGTGTCAGGCTGCGTGACTCCTGGCCAATGGGAAAGCTCAACAGCTTTGAACGGAACTTTCTCTCATTTGTCACAGTAGAAACCAAAGAACCAATCAACTGCTCCAAATGTCCTCCCGAATTTGACAGAAGCAGACTGAGACCCATACGCTGCAAATCCTCTTCCACCACAGGGCtcaacaccacctccaccacagGGCTCAACACCACAGGGCtcaacaccacctccaccacagGGCTCAACACCACAGGGCTCAACACCACAGGGCTCAACACCACCTCCACCGCAGGGCtcaacaccacctccaccacagGGCTCAACACCACAGGGCTCAACACCACAGGGCTCAATACCACCTCCACCGCAGGGCTCAATACCGCCTCCACCGCAGGGCTCAATACCGCCTCCACCGCAGGGCTCAACACCGCCTCCACCGCAGGGCTCAACACCGCCTCCACCGCAGGGCTCAATACCGCCTCCACCACAGCACTCAACACCGCCTCCACCGCAGGGCTCAACACCGCCTCCACCGCAGGACCTGAATCCACCATAGGGACTAACGCTAGCTCGGCTATAAGCACTACTGCTAATTTCACTAGAGGAGTTTCTAGTCGTTTCGCTGCAGAGACCGGTTCCAAGTTGAACTTAGGGGCTAGTGCTAGTGTTAGTGCTAGTGTTagtgctactgctactgctagtGCTAGTGTTAGTGCTAGTGTTAGTGCTACTGCTAGTgctagtgttaatgttagtgctAGTGCTAGTGTTAGTGCTAGTGCTAGCTCAGACAGTGAGCTGCTCTCGTCTCTTGGACGCCGAGGTCCGGTTCTTGTTGGTGGTGCtaataaaagtgtgtttgaACCTCCTGGAGTTCCTATGTATCCAAAACAGCTAGTTCTTGGTAATGCTGCTGCTGTAAGCCAGAGTGGGGGGAGGGGCCAGAGAAAGGGGCGGGCATTCCAACCCCAACTAGGGCTCCGCCCCTCTGACTCCACCTTTTTctccctgctgctgctgttgcgcAG TGGGTCCAGTAACAGCATGATTGCCATAGACAACAAGATTGAGCAAGCCATG gaCCTGGTGAAGGCTCACCTGATGTTGGCGGTgagggaggaggtggaggtCCTGAGGGAGCAGATAAAGGAGCTTGCAGAGAGAAACGCTCAGCTCGAGAGAGAGAACTACATCCTCCGAGCCCTCAGGGAGAACCAGTGA
- the ppp1r35 gene encoding protein phosphatase 1 regulatory subunit 35, protein MESALMQMVPPPVPLSPAPAPPQCPELDLSLTLTPERPGHSAGGNTRTRPRQVRFAVSPDSSSDQPSVTMAITQHYSNQSAAEKRHSKGKQGPHTGEQGGVSAQSDGQLTEGAELNTTLALKAELQQLEEAEFNSQKAVQERLQNSTTVQECIRTRAAEGLNFPRSHHLYRALVSVSLSHDELIAEALRDRPALAPPTTSHHTKSRSPPAEGPDLLFFYEPHCVVRETPLLPGNHIPLPHLRPAPRPAHTTFHLLQRHRQWEA, encoded by the exons ATGGAGAGTGCGCTGATGCAGATGGTCCCGCCTCCGGTCCCTCTAAGCCCCGCCCCTGCCCCGCCCCAGTGTCCGGAACTGGACCTGTCCCTCACACTGACCCCAGAGAGACCGGGACACTCAGCTGGAGGAAACACACGGACACGCCCACGGCAG GTGCGTTTCGCTGTGAGTCCTGACTCCTCCTCCGACCAGCCTTCTGTTACCATGGCGATTACACAACACTACAGTAACCAATCAGCAGCTGAGAAACGACACAGTAAAGGAAAAcaag GTCCACACACAGGGGAACAGGGGGGCGTGTCTGCTCAGAGTGATGGACAGCTGACAGAAGGGGCGGAGCTAAACACTACACTGGCCCTGAAGGCGGAGCTACAGCAGCTGGAGGAGGCAGAGTTTAACTCCCAGAAGGCCGTGCAGGAGAGACTGCAGAACTCGACTACTGTACAGGAGTGTATCAGAACCCGAGCGGCCGAgg gTCTGAATTTTCCTCGCTCTCATCATCTCTATCGAGCTCTCGTAAGCGTCAGTCTGTCACATGATGAGCTCATCGCTGAGGCCTTGCGTGACAGGCCAGctttagccccgcccacaacCAGCCACCACACCAAG tcccGCTCTCCTCCAGCAGAGGGCCCTGACCTGCTTTTCTTCTATGAACCTCACTGCGTTGTCAGGGAGACGCCCCTGTTGCCAGGCAACCACATCCCTTTACCCCATCTACGTCCGGCCCCCAGACCTGCTCACACGACCTTTCACCTACTTCAGAGACACAGGCAGTGGGAGGCATGA
- the LOC113525610 gene encoding growth hormone secretagogue receptor type 1-like, with translation MDLTQEGSGSGWCGGCENENGSNYWEDLDYLTGLSSAFSHSELVAVTTLCVPLLVLGLMGNILTILVVWLRPQMRSTTYLYLSSMAVSDIMMLVLMPLDLYKLWWYRPWFLGDAVCKLSQFVSECCTFSSILHMTALGAERYVGVCFPLRARLLVTRGRVRVLIGALWGVAALSAGPVLVLVGAEPVEGNLTECRVTRWAESSGLMVAMLWLSNLYFIIPLTTLTLLYTLIARRLRQRRHVHRDHTHRQTLRMMVVIVCVFVVCWLPFHVARTLFCLSLNSSVQVYFLSQYLNLVSFVLFYCSAAVNPLLYNIMSSRYRDNVRALLRPRTRPLPAPSPSSTHF, from the exons ATGGATCTAACACAGGAAGGTTCTGGTTCCGGCTGGTGTGGTGGTTGTGAGAATGAGAATGGTTCGAATTACTGGGAAGATCTGGATTACTTGACTGGACTGTCCTCAGCCTTCAGCCACTCTGAACTGGTTGCCGTGACGACGCTGTGCGTGCCACTGCTGGTGCTCGGCCTGATGGGTAATATTCTAACCATCCTGGTGGTGTGGCTCCGCCCCCAGATGAGAAGCACCACCTACCTTTACCTGAGCAGCATGGCGGTGTCGGATATCATGATGCTGGTGCTGATGCCCCTCGACCTGTACAAG CTGTGGTGGTACCGCCCCTGGTTTCTAGGTGACGCAGTGTGTAAACTCTCGCAGTTTGTGAGCGAGTGCTGCACTTTCTCGTCCATCCTGCACATGACTGCGTTGGGGGCGGAGCGTTACGTGGGCGTGTGTTTCCCGCTCAGAGCCCGCCTCCTGGTGACACGGGGCCGTGTCCGTGTGCTGATTGGTGCACTGTGGGGCGTGGCTGCCCTGAGTGCGGGCCCCGTGCTGGTGCTGGTAGGGGCGGAGCCTGTAGAAGGTAACCTGACGGAGTGCCGTGTCACTCGGTGGGCGGAGTCTTCCGGCCTGATGGTGGCCATGTTGTGGCTCTCTAACCTTTATTTCATCATCCCGCTGACAACGCTAACGCTGCTCTACACGCTCATCGCCCGCCGACTGCGCCAACGCAGACACGTCCACCGAGACCACACCCACCGCCAGACCCTGAGGATGATGG tggtgatagtgtgtgtgtttgtggtgtgttgGTTGCCGTTCCATGTAGCTCGTACgttgttctgtctgtctctgaacTCCAGCGTTCAGGTTTATTTCCTCTCTCAGTATCTGAACCTCGTTTCCTTCGTGCTGTTCTACTGCAGCGCCGCCGTCAACCCGCTGCTCTACAACATCATGTCCTCCCGTTACCGTGACAACGTCCGCGCCCTGCTCCGCCCCCGCACCCGACCCCTGCCAGCCCCCTCCCCTTCCAGCACACACTTCTga